From the genome of Candidatus Eremiobacterota bacterium, one region includes:
- a CDS encoding DUF1800 domain-containing protein, with protein sequence MPAPKLDTSTDPQTGFRPPGTLDAATALQPYAGRFGPRHAAHLLRRAGFGGADADVARLTALGMAGAVDSLLHPRVPDADFPVYPDRAVLYDPKKARQATQLWWLDRMLRTNRPLVEKMTLFWHGHFATALGKVPPQYMAGQINLFREQGLGRFPTLLSSVTRDPAMLIWLDNRANAKAHPNENYAREVMELFALGLGNYTEDDVKEAARAFTGWVVDKNQQAAFVPNRHDDGVKTVLGNTGAFNADDVIAIIVAQPVHQRFLAHKLLEFFVYSDPEPELIEATAQTYALSGFDVAKTVGTLLRSNVFYSPRAYRAIPKSPIEFAIGTLRYAGAQAVPPNLPYQLARMGQEPLNPPSVKGWDGGPAWVNTATLLARFNFVNALIAQTAPGKNGQAAVPAPNVAPDELVRRVGMDPSRIAAALVSGVVQDDVTSEVRATLVAYLNSQTPSAATQNPLPFGPENYQDKIRGALALTLNLPVNQLD encoded by the coding sequence GTGCCGGCACCGAAGCTCGACACGTCGACCGACCCGCAGACCGGTTTCCGGCCGCCGGGAACGCTCGACGCCGCCACCGCACTCCAGCCGTACGCGGGCCGTTTCGGACCGCGGCACGCGGCGCATCTGCTGCGCCGCGCCGGGTTCGGCGGCGCGGACGCCGACGTCGCGCGCCTGACCGCGCTCGGGATGGCGGGCGCCGTCGACTCGCTGCTGCACCCGCGCGTCCCGGACGCCGATTTTCCGGTCTATCCCGACCGCGCCGTCCTCTACGACCCGAAGAAGGCGCGGCAGGCGACCCAGCTGTGGTGGCTCGACCGGATGCTGCGCACGAACCGCCCGCTGGTCGAGAAGATGACGCTCTTCTGGCACGGTCACTTCGCGACCGCGCTCGGCAAGGTTCCGCCGCAGTACATGGCCGGGCAGATCAACCTGTTCCGCGAGCAGGGACTGGGCCGTTTCCCGACCCTGCTTTCGTCGGTCACGCGCGATCCCGCGATGCTGATCTGGCTCGACAACCGCGCCAACGCGAAGGCGCACCCGAACGAGAACTACGCGCGCGAGGTGATGGAGCTGTTCGCGCTGGGCCTCGGCAACTACACCGAGGACGACGTCAAGGAAGCCGCGCGCGCGTTCACCGGCTGGGTGGTCGACAAGAACCAGCAAGCCGCGTTCGTTCCGAACCGCCACGACGACGGCGTGAAGACGGTGCTCGGCAACACCGGCGCGTTCAATGCCGACGACGTGATCGCGATCATCGTCGCGCAGCCGGTGCACCAGCGCTTTCTCGCGCACAAGCTGCTCGAGTTCTTCGTCTACAGCGATCCCGAGCCCGAGCTGATCGAGGCCACCGCGCAGACGTACGCGCTCTCGGGCTTCGACGTGGCGAAGACCGTCGGAACGCTGCTGCGCTCGAACGTCTTCTACTCGCCGCGCGCCTACCGCGCGATCCCGAAATCGCCGATCGAGTTCGCGATCGGAACGCTGCGCTACGCCGGCGCGCAAGCGGTGCCGCCGAACTTGCCGTACCAGCTCGCGCGGATGGGACAAGAGCCGCTGAACCCGCCGAGCGTGAAGGGCTGGGACGGCGGCCCGGCGTGGGTCAACACCGCGACGCTCCTGGCGCGCTTCAACTTCGTCAACGCGCTCATCGCGCAGACCGCGCCGGGAAAGAACGGACAGGCCGCCGTCCCCGCGCCGAACGTCGCGCCGGACGAGCTCGTGCGGCGCGTCGGGATGGATCCCTCGCGGATCGCCGCAGCGCTGGTCTCGGGCGTCGTGCAGGACGACGTCACCTCCGAGGTGCGCGCGACGCTGGTCGCCTACCTCAACTCGCAGACGCCGAGCGCGGCGACGCAGAACCCGCTGCCGTTCGGCCCCGAGAACTATCAAGACAAGATCCGCGGCGCGCTCGCGCTGACGCTCAACCTCCCCGTCAACCAGCTCGACTGA
- a CDS encoding Uma2 family endonuclease, whose product MSEMEAQETIRPLTVDDYHRMVEAGILGESERVELLDGLLIAMPPEGPVHADVAGELNVLLVQRFAGRTTVRPGSPVALDGVSEPQPDLALVRRREERYLHGHPTPQDVLLLVEVAWTSLAYDRRRKLRAYARNGIAEYWIVNCVDRRVEVYTDPHELGYATSRNYEHGEAVALRAFPDELIAADAFLP is encoded by the coding sequence ATGAGTGAGATGGAAGCGCAAGAGACGATCCGGCCGCTCACGGTCGACGATTATCATCGCATGGTTGAAGCGGGCATTTTGGGTGAAAGTGAGCGCGTCGAGCTGCTCGACGGGCTATTGATCGCGATGCCGCCCGAGGGTCCGGTCCACGCCGACGTCGCAGGAGAGCTGAACGTCTTGCTGGTGCAGCGTTTCGCCGGCCGCACGACCGTTCGACCCGGAAGCCCGGTCGCGCTCGACGGCGTTTCGGAGCCGCAACCGGATCTTGCGCTCGTCCGCCGGCGCGAAGAGCGCTATCTTCACGGCCATCCGACACCGCAAGACGTTTTGCTCCTGGTCGAGGTCGCGTGGACATCGCTCGCCTACGACCGGCGCCGGAAGCTACGCGCGTACGCGCGCAATGGGATCGCGGAGTACTGGATCGTGAACTGCGTCGACCGGAGGGTCGAGGTCTATACCGATCCGCACGAGCTGGGCTACGCAACAAGCCGCAATTACGAGCACGGCGAAGCGGTGGCGCTGCGCGCATTCCCCGACGAGCTGATCGCGGCCGACGCGTTCTTGCCGTAG
- a CDS encoding UvrD-helicase domain-containing protein: MLALERALALPAEHGLLAFTGPPTSGKTEALVRRFAALVAADPALADAAIVTAAREDGARALAARMSAASGVAVRGAALEALAFELLRAHPLETGLALDLELVDPLDAEAIFERAAAPLFSAEWSDWLGADVDPEIAGLRTPARFAAAALRLIRKLREAGIDDDAFLATALRGATTFYANPPNLASPALLSATKDEHRASLAIGASELDRQRRRELDLAKILARLYRSYVDELVRRGCLTASDALAEATRLLENRPAIARALRRRLRVAFVDDAHDLSAAALRFLRGLFGDALDGVAVAGDMDAATQTFAGARPERVFGRAATTVVLGARTLHPQIAALMRAVIDADPARSVPAGEAVRVLRAQDRAAEAGEVAARVVALLNSGTPPGRIAVLHRTLRTLTTFEDALLARDVPLALAGDPALFERADVLDALALLWTAVDPFHHVWTLRALQTPMLRLSDASIAVLCGEPADPQPALFALPESEEDPERRWDRKRDLRLGTNVLHGERDADLSALARERLDAFRARRARWCEWLRASDVATAARAIVEDGGLLLPRRGETAARGRLRATLIARLIALIGSYAARHPFDDLAAALAYCERLAAAERGPELIDERDDAVVVASVERVLSRRFDHVFVVDARAGSFPPYYVPDAFLFSPTYGMIPKESAGDAVAARTAKFTWYEHHAKPRAAYVREQRRLFAAALGRADVSVTVSASGRATRGVAAPELASEVSALLSIAG; the protein is encoded by the coding sequence GTGCTCGCGCTGGAGCGCGCGCTCGCGCTGCCCGCCGAGCACGGCCTGCTGGCGTTCACCGGGCCGCCGACCAGCGGCAAGACCGAAGCGCTGGTGCGCCGCTTCGCCGCGCTGGTCGCGGCCGATCCCGCGCTCGCCGATGCGGCGATCGTCACCGCGGCGCGCGAAGACGGCGCGCGCGCGCTCGCGGCGCGGATGAGCGCGGCGAGCGGCGTCGCGGTGCGCGGCGCGGCGCTCGAAGCGCTCGCCTTCGAGCTGTTGCGCGCGCACCCGCTCGAGACGGGGCTGGCGCTCGATCTGGAGCTGGTCGACCCGCTCGACGCCGAAGCGATCTTCGAACGCGCCGCCGCGCCGCTGTTCTCGGCGGAGTGGAGCGACTGGCTCGGCGCCGACGTCGACCCGGAGATCGCCGGACTGCGCACGCCGGCGCGCTTCGCCGCGGCGGCGCTGCGGCTGATCCGCAAGCTGCGCGAGGCCGGGATCGACGACGACGCGTTTCTCGCGACGGCGCTGCGCGGCGCGACGACGTTCTACGCCAACCCGCCGAACCTGGCTTCCCCCGCGCTGCTCTCCGCGACGAAGGACGAGCACCGCGCCTCGCTCGCCATCGGCGCCTCGGAGCTGGATCGCCAGCGCCGCCGCGAGCTCGACCTGGCGAAGATCCTCGCGCGGCTCTACCGCTCGTACGTCGACGAGCTGGTGCGGCGCGGCTGTCTGACGGCGAGCGACGCGCTGGCGGAGGCGACGCGGCTGCTCGAGAACCGGCCGGCGATCGCGCGCGCGCTGCGGCGGCGTTTGCGCGTCGCGTTCGTCGACGACGCGCACGATCTCTCGGCGGCGGCGCTGCGCTTCTTGCGCGGACTGTTCGGCGACGCGCTCGACGGCGTCGCCGTCGCTGGCGACATGGACGCTGCGACGCAGACGTTCGCCGGCGCACGGCCCGAGCGCGTCTTCGGCCGCGCCGCGACGACCGTCGTGCTCGGCGCGCGCACGCTGCACCCGCAGATCGCGGCGCTGATGCGCGCGGTGATCGACGCCGATCCGGCGCGCTCCGTTCCGGCCGGCGAAGCGGTGCGCGTCCTGCGCGCGCAAGATCGCGCGGCCGAAGCCGGCGAGGTCGCCGCGCGCGTCGTCGCGCTGCTGAACTCGGGGACGCCGCCGGGGCGGATCGCGGTGCTGCACCGCACGCTGCGCACGCTGACGACGTTCGAGGACGCGCTGCTCGCGCGCGACGTCCCGCTCGCGCTCGCCGGCGATCCCGCGCTGTTCGAGCGCGCCGACGTCCTCGACGCGCTCGCGCTGCTGTGGACCGCGGTCGATCCGTTCCACCACGTCTGGACCCTGCGCGCGCTGCAGACCCCGATGCTGCGCCTCTCCGACGCGTCGATCGCGGTATTGTGCGGAGAGCCGGCCGATCCGCAGCCCGCGCTCTTCGCGCTGCCGGAGAGCGAAGAGGATCCCGAGCGGCGCTGGGACCGCAAGCGCGACCTGCGGCTCGGAACGAACGTGCTGCACGGCGAGCGCGACGCGGACTTGAGCGCGCTCGCGCGCGAGCGGCTCGACGCGTTCCGCGCGCGGCGCGCGCGCTGGTGCGAGTGGCTGCGCGCGAGCGACGTCGCGACGGCGGCGCGCGCGATCGTCGAAGACGGCGGTTTGCTGCTGCCGCGCCGCGGCGAGACGGCGGCGCGCGGGCGGCTGCGCGCGACGCTGATCGCGCGGCTGATCGCGCTGATCGGCTCGTACGCGGCGCGGCATCCGTTCGACGACTTGGCCGCCGCGCTGGCGTACTGCGAGCGGCTCGCCGCGGCGGAGCGCGGCCCCGAGCTGATCGACGAGCGGGACGACGCGGTCGTCGTCGCGTCGGTCGAGCGCGTGCTGTCACGGCGCTTCGACCACGTCTTCGTCGTCGACGCGCGCGCCGGGTCGTTTCCGCCGTACTACGTCCCGGACGCGTTCTTGTTCAGCCCGACGTACGGGATGATTCCGAAGGAGAGCGCCGGCGACGCGGTCGCGGCGCGCACCGCGAAGTTCACCTGGTACGAGCACCACGCGAAACCGCGCGCCGCCTACGTGCGCGAGCAGCGCCGTCTGTTCGCCGCGGCGCTCGGCCGCGCCGACGTTTCGGTGACCGTGAGCGCGAGCGGCCGCGCGACGCGCGGCGTCGCGGCGCCGGAGCTCGCCAGCGAAGTCTCCGCGCTGCTCAGCATCGCCGGCTGA